The Brassica oleracea var. oleracea cultivar TO1000 chromosome C6, BOL, whole genome shotgun sequence genome includes a region encoding these proteins:
- the LOC106300117 gene encoding ribosomal L1 domain-containing protein 1-like: protein MTTAASSPDQLLPPQQTSRVSPKTVHEAVTSLLKWKTEKSKLAKPQLLEQDEFVYLIVTLKKIPQTNRTKPHRILLPHPLINTEEDSPELCLIIDDRPKSGLTKEDAAKKIKSDDIPITKILKLSKLKTDYKAFEAKRKLCDSYEMFFADRRVIPLLPRLIGKKFFTSKKIPAAVDLKHRNWKEQIEKACGSAMFFVRTGTCSVVKVGKLSMEGDEIVENVMATLNGVVEVLPGQWKYVRSLHLKLSESLALPVYQSVPDLKLKIDAFGSEKSVVVEEENKKKKKKGESVVDGGEKSDGVKGKKKKGRIHEVRYMDSNVSEVLDEDEIGDVEVSIESGGDKEKKMKKRKKEVSETAEAEKPKKKVVKGKLKEKSKDEIKPKKKTKITKEESGGGLKPKSKKSVLRK from the coding sequence ATGACCACCGCCGCATCCTCGCCAGACCAACTCCTTCCACCTCAACAGACTTCGAGAGTAAGCCCCAAGACGGTGCACGAAGCCGTCACCTCCCTCCTCAAATGGAAAACCGAAAAATCAAAGCTCGCGAAGCCACAGCTCCTCGAGCAAGACGAGTTCGTCTACCTCATCGTCACCTTGAAGAAGATCCCACAGACCAACCGCACGAAGCCTCACCGTATCCTCCTACCTCACCCTCTCATCAACACGGAGGAAGACTCCCCCGAGCTTTGCCTCATCATCGACGACAGACCTAAAAGCGGATTAACGAAGGAGGACGCGGCGAAGAAGATCAAGTCCGATGACATTCCGATCACTAAGATCCTCAAGCTCTCGAAGCTCAAGACTGATTACAAGGCCTTCGAGGCGAAGAGGAAGCTCTGCGACTCTTACGAGATGTTCTTTGCTGACAGGAGAGTGATTCCTCTGCTCCCGAGGTTGATCGGGAAGAAGTTCTTCACGAGCAAGAAGATTCCCGCGGCGGTGGATTTGAAGCATAGGAACTGGAAGGAGCAGATTGAGAAGGCTTGTGGCTCTGCTATGTTTTTCGTTAGGACGGGGACGTGTAGTGTTGTCAAGGTTGGGAAGTTGTCGATGGAGGGGGATGAGATTGTTGAGAATGTGATGGCGACGTTGAACGGTGTCGTTGAGGTGTTGCCTGGTCAGTGGAAGTATGTTAGGTCTTTGCATTTGAAGCTGTCTGAGAGCTTGGCGTTGCCTGTTTATCAGAGTGTTCCTGATTTGAAGCTAAAGATCGATGCTTTTGGAAGTGAGAAGAGTGTTGTTGTTGAGGAAGAGAATAAGAAGAAGAAGAAGAAAGGTGAAAGTGTTGTTGATGGTGGAGAGAAGAGTGATGGTGTGAAGGGGAAGAAGAAGAAGGGTAGGATTCATGAGGTTAGGTATATGGATAGTAATGTATCTGAGGTGCTTGATGAAGATGAGATTGGTGATGTTGAGGTTAGTATTGAGTCTGGTGGTGATAAGGAGAAGAAGATGAAGAAGAGGAAGAAGGAGGTAAGTGAGACTGCAGAGGCTGAGAAACCAAAGAAGAAAGTGGTCAAGGGGAAGCTGAAGGAGAAGAGTAAGGATGAGATAAAGCCGAAGAAGAAGACAAAGATTACTAAAGAAGAGTCTGGTGGTGGTTTGAAACCCAAGAGTAAGAAGAGTGTGCTCCGAAAGTAA
- the LOC106298432 gene encoding serine/threonine-protein kinase CDL1-like gives MEETEEAYQKKERASLVAIVVLACLALSSLFVAFSYYCYIRNKVSKRHRINKKFDCEEKGDCQEQQEVTDKGIQVFTFKQLHSATGGFSKSNVVGHGGFGLVYRGVLNNGRKVAIKFMDNAGKQGEEEFKMEVELLSRLRSPYLLALLGYCSDNSHKLLVYEFMANGGLQEHLYPNNRSGSVPLRLDWETRMRIALGAAKGLEYLHEQVSPPVIHRDFKSSNVLLDRNLHTKVSDFGLAKVGSDKAGGHVSTRVLGTQGYVAPEYALTGHLTTKSDVYSYGIVLLELLTGRVPVDMKRATGEGVLVSWALPQLAERDKVVDVMDPALEGQYSTKEVVQVAAIAAMCVQEETDYRPLMADVVKSLVPLVRSRGSGSKVSGCSSSFSLARSPNLPDKASVGSQ, from the exons ATGGAGGAAACAGAAGAAGCGTACCAGAAGAAAGAGCGAGCTTCACTTGTAGCCATTGTCGTTCTTGCTTGCCTTGCTCTGTCATCTTTGTTCGTCGCCTTTAGCTACTACTGCTATATCCGTAACAAAGTTTCCAAGCGTCACAGAATCAACAAGA AGTTTGACTGCGAGGAGAAAGGTGATTGTCAAGAACAACAAGAAGTTACTGACAAGGGGATACAGGTTTTCACTTTCAAGCAACTACATTCAGCAACTGGTGGGTTTAGTAAGTCGAATGTGGTTGGTCATGGTGGGTTTGGATTGGTTTACCGTGGTGTGCTTAACAACGGGAGAAAAGTTGCTATCAAGTTTATGGATAATGCAGGAAAGCAAGGCGAAGAAGAGTTCAAGATGGAG GTTGAGTTACTGAGCCGTCTGCGTTCACCCTACTTGTTGGCACTTCTTGGTTATTGCTCAGACAATAGTCATAAACTGCTTGTGTACGAGTTCATGGCCAATGGCGGTCTGCAGGAACACCTCTATCCTAATAACA GGTCTGGTTCTGTCCCATTGAGATTAGACTGGGAAACTCGGATGAGAATAGCTCTGGGAGCTGCAAAAGGCTTGGAGTATCTCCATGAACAAGTATCACCTCCAGTGATTCACCGAGACTTCAAGAGCAGCAATGTTCTGCTTGACAGAAACCTCCACACCAAGGTTTCAGACTTCGGATTGGCTAAAGTAGGATCAGATAAAGCTGGTGGGCATGTCTCTACACGTGTACTAGGCACACAAGGATACGTTGCTCCTGAGTATGCTCTAACTGGCCACTTGACTACAAAATCAGATGTCTATAGCTACGGCATTGTCTTGTTAGAGTTACTAACCGGGAGGGTTCCGGTAGATATGAAGAGAGCTACTGGAGAAGGAGTTCTTGTATCTTGGGCTTTGCCTCAACTGGCTGAGAGAGACAAAGTGGTGGACGTAATGGATCCAGCACTTGAAGGGCAGTACTCGACCAAAGAGGTTGTTCAGGTTGCAGCAATAGCAGCAATGTGTGTTCAAGAAGAAACTGATTACAGACCGTTGATGGCAGATGTGGTGAAGTCATTGGTTCCTTTAGTGAGAAGCCGTGGGTCAGGCTCAAAGGTTAGTGGATGCTCTAGTAGCTTTAGCTTGGCTCGCTCTCCTAACTTACCCGATAAAGCAAGCGTCGGTTCTCAATAA
- the LOC106300118 gene encoding multiprotein-bridging factor 1b-like translates to MAGVGPMTQDWEPVVIRKKAPNSAAKRDEKTVNAARRSGADIESVRKYNAGTNKAASSGTSLNTKRLDDDTENLAHERVPTELKKAIMQARCEKKLTQSQLAQLINEKPQVIQEYESGKAIPNQQILSKLERALGAKLRGKK, encoded by the exons ATGGCAGGAGTAGGACCTATGACTCAGGACTGGGAGCCCGTGGTGATCCGTAAGAAAGCTCCCAACTCTGCCGCTAAGCGCGACGAGAAGACTGTCAACGCCGCTCGAAGAAGCGGCGCCGATATTGAATCCGTCAGAAAAT ACAATGCTGGAACCAACAAGGCGGCTTCAAGCGGCACCTCCTTGAACACGAAGAGGCTTGATGATGACACTGAGAACTTAGCTC ATGAACGTGTGCCTACTGAGTTGAAGAAAGCCATCATGCAAGCCCGATGCGAGAAGAAGCTGACCCAGTCCCAACTTGCTCAA CTGATCAACGAGAAGCCGCAAGTGATCCAAGAATACGAGTCGGGGAAAGCCATACCGAACCAGCAGATCCTTTCTAAGCTGGAGAGGGCACTTGGAGCTAAACTCCGTGGGAAGAAGTAA